The genomic DNA AGCATCTCGGAAGCATCTCCGGCGGTGCGCGAGGAGAGGTCGAGGGGCCCGTGGATGACCACCCCGTCGTGGTCGACCACCTCGCCCGCCCGGGTCAGCTCGCAATTGCCCCCGGTCGACGCCGCCAGGTCCACGATGAGGGACCCGGGTTTCATGGCCTCCACCATGGCAGCGGTGACCAGGGTGGGGGCCCTGCGTCCCGGCACTGCCGCCGTCGAGATGACCACGTCGGCGGCGGCGACCGCGTCGGCGAGGGCCTGCTGCTGTGCGGCGCGGGTTTCCTCGTTGACCTCGGTGGCGTATCCGCCGCCGGAAGGGGCAGCATCGCTGACCGGGCCACCGACGAACGACGCTCCCAGGCTCTCGATCTGCTCGCGGGCCTCGGGACGAATGTCGTAGGCGGAGACGGCGGCTCCGAGGCGCCGGGCGGTGGCGATCGCCTGCAAACCGGCGACACCGGCGCCGAGGACCAGGACTCGCGATGGGCGAATGGTCCCGGCGGCGGTGATCAGCATCGGGAAAAAGCGCGGCAGCTCGCTGGCGGCGAGCAGGACCGCCTGGTATCCGGCGACATTCGCCTGGCTCGATAGCGCGTCCATCGACTGCGCCAGCGTGGTGCGGGGGATCATTTCGAGAGCGATGAGGGTGGCGCCGGTGGCGGCGAGCTCGACGGCGCGGTCTGGCTCACCGAGCGGGTCGAGGAAACCGATCACCGCAGCACTCCCGGCGATGTCGTCCGGGGTGAACGGCCCGACCCCGACGAGCAGGTCGGCCGGTTCCGGCGTCCCGGCGAAGACGTCGGCGCCGGCGTCGCGGTACGCCGCATCGGGAAAGCCGGCGCGTTGGCCGACCCCGGCGGGTACGGCGACCGAGTGACCCTCCCCTATCAGTGTCGTCACCGTCTTCGGGGTGAGCGCGACGCGCCGTTCACCATCGGTGGCGTCTCGGTGCACTCGGATTCGCATCGGGGGTCAGGCTACCCGTCGGCGAGTGCCTCCTCAGCGCAGGGTCGCCCAGTCGGTGCCGTCGGGAAGCAGCTGGTTCGCCTCGGGCGGCCCCCACGAGCCGGCCGGATACTCGTGGAAGGGGAGGTCGTAGGAGAGGGTCGGGGCGAAGAGGCGCCATGCCTCCTCGGCCTCGTCGCCGCGAACGAACAGCGTCTGGTCGCCGTCGAGCAGGTCGCCGATCAGGGTGTGGTACGCCTCGGGGATCGGCGCCAGCTCGTCGTACGAGAACCGCAGGGGAATGGTGCGCACTGCGTTGTCGGCCGCCGGATCCTTCACCTCGATGTGCAGGGCGAAGCCCTCGTCCGGCTGAAGCGTGAGGAAGAGGCGGTTGGGGTGAGTGACGCAGTCGTCCGGCCCCGCATGGAAGAAGCAGATCGGCGGGGGGCGGAAGGTGACGACCACCTCGGTGAGCCGGCGGCTCATCGCCTTGCCGGTGCGAAGGTAGAACGGGACGCCCTGCCATCGCCAGTTGTCGATCCAGAGCCTGATCGCGGCGAAGGTGGGAACCCGGGAGTCCTCGGCGACGCCATCGGTGGTGCGATACGCCGCCACCGGAGCACCGTCGATGGATCCTTCTCCGTACTGACCGACGACGACGGCGCGTTCGGGGATGCCGCGGATCGAGCGCAGCACTTTGACCTTCTCGTCGCGGATGGCGTCAGCCTCGAAGGCCGGGGGCGGCTCCATGGCGACGAGGGTGAGCACCTGGGTGAGGTGGCTCTGCAGCATGTCGCCGATGGCGCCGGTGAGTTCGTAGAAGCGGCCCCGGCCGCCCACGTCGAGCGTCTCGGCAACGGTGATCTCGACCCGATCGATGCTGGAGCGGTTCCACGATGCCTCGAACACGGGGTTGGTGAATCGGAAGACGAGCAGGTTCTGCACCGTCTCCTTGCCGAGGTAGTGATCGATTCGATACACCTGATCCTCATCGAACCATCGGTGGGTGAGCTCGTTGAGTCGGTGTGCCGAGTCCAGGTCGCGTCCGAACGGCTTCTCGACGACGAGGCGTACCCATCCCGGGGCGCGATGCAGGCCTGCCGTGCCGAGGGCCTCTATAACCGGGGCGAAGGCGGTGGGCGGGAGCGCCAGATAGAAGATGCGGTTCCCGGCGAGGTCGTGCTCCGCTTCCAGTCGTGCGATGCGGTCGGCGAGGGAGTCGGCCGAACCGTCTTCGGCGGCTTGGTGGTAGTGCACCCGCCGTCGGGCCCACTCGGCGGCCTCGCGGTCGGCGACGCCAGCGGCGAGCAGGGACTTGGTTGCCGTCTGCTGGAGGTCGGCATCGGTGAGATCGCCGGTGGCCACACCGAGCACCAGCGAGCCGTCCTCGGGGTCGAGCGTGCTGTGGAGTGCCGGGAACAGTCGGCGGGAGGCGAGGTCGCCGGTGGCTCCGTAGACCACGAAGAGCAAGGAGCCCGACCGGCTCACGCGTTGTACGACCCGGAGGCCACGTCTCCGCCGCTGCCGGTCCAGTTGGTGTGGAACCACTCGTCCCGGGGACGATCGGTCCGCTCATAGGTGTGGGCCCCGAAGTAGTCGCGCAGCGCCTGGATCAGGTTCGCCGGCAAACGGGCGCTGCGGACCGCGTCGAAGAAGGCGAGCGCCGACGAGTAGGCCGGAGCCGGGACCCCCGATCCGACCGCGGCCCGCACGGTGCGCCGCCATCCCTCGAGCGCGTCGGTGATGGCGTCGGCGAACACCGGCGCCAGCAGCAGCGACCCGAGGTCGGGGTCGGCGGCGTAGGCGGCCCTGATGTCCTCGAGGAAGGCGGCGCGGATGATGCACCCGGCCCGCCACATGGCCGCGATCGAGCCCAGGTCGAGATCCCAGTCGCGCTCGTCGGCCATGGCTTGCAGCAGCATGAATCCTTGCGCATAGGACACCACCTTGGATGCGTAGAGGGCATTTTCGAGGTCGGTGAGGGTGAGCTCGTCGTCGGTGATCGGAGCCGTGCCTCCTCCCAGGACGGTAGCCGCCTGTTGGCGTTCGTCGTACAGCGCCGAGACCGCCCGAGCGAACACGGCTTCGGCGATCAGCGTCACCGGGATCCCGATAGCGAGGGCCGACTCGACGGTCCAGCGGCCGGTGCCTTTCTGGCCGGCGGCGTCGAGGATGGTGTCGAGGGTGGGTGCCCCGTCCTCGCGGTGGGCGAGGATGTCGGCGGTGATCTCGATGAGGTACGACTCGAGGCGCCCGGCATTCCACTCTTTGAACACGGTCGCCATCATCTCGTGGTCCATCCCGAGGCCACGGCGCATCAGGTCGTAGACCTCGGCGAGTAGCTGCATGTCCCCGTATTCGATGCCGTTGTGAATCATCTTGACGAAGTGGCCGGATCCGCCCGGACCGATCCAGTCGCAGCAGGGACGCCCATCGGCGGCGCGCGCCGCGATCGCCTGGAGGATCTCACCGATGATCGGCCAGGCGCCGGCCGATCCGCCCGGCATGATCGACGGACCGTGGCGGGCGCCCTCTTCGCCCCCGGAAAAGCCGGCGCCGACGAAGTGGAGCCCCTCGGTCTCGAGTCGGGAGACCCGACGCTCGGTGTCCTCGAAGTGGCTGTTGCCGCCATCGATCACCACGTCGCCCGGATCGAGGAGTGGGATCAGGTCGTCGAGCACGGCGTCCACCGGCGTGCCTGCCTTCACCATCAGCAGGATCCGCCGCGGCGAGGAGAGTTGGGAAGCGAGCGCTGCCAGCGAGTCGACCCCCACGATCGACATGCCGTCGGCGGGACCGGC from Acidimicrobiia bacterium includes the following:
- a CDS encoding NAD(P) transhydrogenase subunit alpha is translated as MRIRVHRDATDGERRVALTPKTVTTLIGEGHSVAVPAGVGQRAGFPDAAYRDAGADVFAGTPEPADLLVGVGPFTPDDIAGSAAVIGFLDPLGEPDRAVELAATGATLIALEMIPRTTLAQSMDALSSQANVAGYQAVLLAASELPRFFPMLITAAGTIRPSRVLVLGAGVAGLQAIATARRLGAAVSAYDIRPEAREQIESLGASFVGGPVSDAAPSGGGYATEVNEETRAAQQQALADAVAAADVVISTAAVPGRRAPTLVTAAMVEAMKPGSLIVDLAASTGGNCELTRAGEVVDHDGVVIHGPLDLSSRTAGDASEMLGKNILALISHLAGDGELSVEGEIGREACIARDGRIVSDRVAQALGSPA
- the gnd gene encoding decarboxylating NADP(+)-dependent phosphogluconate dehydrogenase, which encodes MTSTVRTDPAADIGLVGLAVMGQNLALNMADKGYRVAVYNRTTERTDEFVAGPADGMSIVGVDSLAALASQLSSPRRILLMVKAGTPVDAVLDDLIPLLDPGDVVIDGGNSHFEDTERRVSRLETEGLHFVGAGFSGGEEGARHGPSIMPGGSAGAWPIIGEILQAIAARAADGRPCCDWIGPGGSGHFVKMIHNGIEYGDMQLLAEVYDLMRRGLGMDHEMMATVFKEWNAGRLESYLIEITADILAHREDGAPTLDTILDAAGQKGTGRWTVESALAIGIPVTLIAEAVFARAVSALYDERQQAATVLGGGTAPITDDELTLTDLENALYASKVVSYAQGFMLLQAMADERDWDLDLGSIAAMWRAGCIIRAAFLEDIRAAYAADPDLGSLLLAPVFADAITDALEGWRRTVRAAVGSGVPAPAYSSALAFFDAVRSARLPANLIQALRDYFGAHTYERTDRPRDEWFHTNWTGSGGDVASGSYNA
- the zwf gene encoding glucose-6-phosphate dehydrogenase, with the protein product MSRSGSLLFVVYGATGDLASRRLFPALHSTLDPEDGSLVLGVATGDLTDADLQQTATKSLLAAGVADREAAEWARRRVHYHQAAEDGSADSLADRIARLEAEHDLAGNRIFYLALPPTAFAPVIEALGTAGLHRAPGWVRLVVEKPFGRDLDSAHRLNELTHRWFDEDQVYRIDHYLGKETVQNLLVFRFTNPVFEASWNRSSIDRVEITVAETLDVGGRGRFYELTGAIGDMLQSHLTQVLTLVAMEPPPAFEADAIRDEKVKVLRSIRGIPERAVVVGQYGEGSIDGAPVAAYRTTDGVAEDSRVPTFAAIRLWIDNWRWQGVPFYLRTGKAMSRRLTEVVVTFRPPPICFFHAGPDDCVTHPNRLFLTLQPDEGFALHIEVKDPAADNAVRTIPLRFSYDELAPIPEAYHTLIGDLLDGDQTLFVRGDEAEEAWRLFAPTLSYDLPFHEYPAGSWGPPEANQLLPDGTDWATLR